From a single Saccharomyces kudriavzevii IFO 1802 strain IFO1802 genome assembly, chromosome: 15 genomic region:
- the MBF1 gene encoding multiprotein-bridging factor 1 (similar to Saccharomyces cerevisiae MBF1 (YOR298C-A); ancestral locus Anc_8.770), translated as MSDWDTNTIIGSRARTGGSGPRANVARSQGQINAARRQGLVVSVDKKYGSTNTKGDNEGQRLTKVDRETDIVKPKKLDANVGRAISRARTDKKMSQKDLATKINEKPTVVNDYEAARAIPNQQVLSKLERALGVRLRGNNVGSPLGAPKKK; from the coding sequence ATGTCTGACTGGGATACAAATACTATTATTGGTAGCAGAGCCAGAACTGGCGGTTCTGGTCCAAGAGCCAACGTTGCCAGATCTCAGGGTCAAATCAATGCTGCAAGAAGACAGGGGTTGGTCGTCTCCGTTGACAAGAAATACGGTTCCACCAACACCAAGGGGGACAATGAAGGCCAAAGGTTGACCAAGGTCGACCGTGAGACAGACATTGTCAAGCCCAAGAAACTGGATGCAAATGTCGGTAGGGCCATCTCGCGCGCGAGAACggacaaaaaaatgtcacaaAAGGACTTGGCCACCAAGATTAACGAAAAGCCAACCGTCGTAAACGATTATGAAGCCGCTAGAGCCATTCCAAATCAACAGGTCTTGTCCAAGCTGGAGAGAGCTTTAGGTGTCAGATTGAGAGGTAATAATGTCGGTTCGCCCTTAGGAGctccaaagaaaaaataa
- the TIM18 gene encoding Tim18p (similar to Saccharomyces cerevisiae TIM18 (YOR297C); ancestral locus Anc_8.767) — translation MLFYRGLKPLVNASYIIGNQARTVLPGIAVSTKRSFHSINRLHLETNIKDITNKTDEASPSVQMFGPPESSRYEDSYQKDYERIAKYSLIPLTMVPFYASFVGGVMSPLLDASLSSTLLIYLQYGFTSCIIDYIPKEKYPRWHKLALYSLYGGSTLALYGIYELETKDNGFVDLVKKLWNENDDHLYIFGRN, via the coding sequence ATGCTATTCTATCGTGGTTTGAAACCGCTGGTCAATGCTTCCTATATCATAGGAAATCAAGCACGAACTGTTCTTCCGGGCATAGCAGTTTCAACGAAAAGGTCCTTTCACAGTATCAATCGCCTACATCTCGAAACTAATATAAAAGATATCACGAATAAGACAGATGAAGCGTCTCCTTCCGTGCAGATGTTTGGACCTCCAGAATCGTCTCGGTATGAAGACTCTTACCAAAAAGACTATGAAAGAATAGCAAAATATTCCCTGATTCCATTGACGATGGTGCCTTTTTACGCATCTTTTGTTGGCGGTGTCATGAGTCCTCTATTGGATGCGTCTCTATCGTCCACTCTCTTAATATACTTACAATATGGCTTCACGAGCTGCATTATCGATTATATACCGAAGGAGAAGTATCCAAGATGGCATAAACTAGCTCTTTACAGTCTTTATGGAGGATCTACGTTAGCTTTGTACGGCATCTATGAATTGGAAACAAAGGATAATGGTTTTGTTGACTTGGTGAAAAAGCTGTGGAATGAGAACGATGACCATTTGTATATATTCGGAAGAAACTGA
- the RAX1 gene encoding Rax1p (similar to Saccharomyces cerevisiae RAX1 (YOR301W); ancestral locus Anc_8.774) yields MKPPPPFKEKNSCFENADKTKISTAGKFGYIQRGQRRGYLPETSFQKHFSTFFKSEKRTNMNSVHDFEELQRVRLPTLYEVLIQRTSQPVDLWTFYTFLSQFPYAINYLDFWIDLMAHTRLCQSYVELVRKSLVNYPQEQQENGGASVKTHDLLSALVEEGHLDPETPEKLLQNSGPDLPFSPKLNQLLEGWKRQSGISEDSLRNEDMTLIVDEILKRRSQQDGVPQITTKQLLHSAMGLCTTYLASSEQRERYLSNIPTETRNRIVKDVQVKRRYDIEVFDDVKNLAYQFLEMDCFPKFLSRVALHNIHDEISDWRFHSVGATNEKNKRVRGQTHISRSPFSNHTSISRIGFGLLWLGIGFWIGYVLIFLAYSRAIRVVTVVPFALGCYCIVCGMYQVDIVYSWFGVTQRLLHRHKDGSDNEDDSSEDFDHVPAILAVFGGKSRLTCVQHPFIRQLLRKRGLWCLLLVVGATAAFTVIFSCVPGRRV; encoded by the coding sequence ATGAAACCGCCGCCGccattcaaagaaaaaaattcgtgTTTCGAGAATGCggacaaaacaaaaatatcaacagCAGGAAAATTTGGTTATATACAGCGAGGCCAGAGGAGAGGATACCTACCCGAGACAAGCTTCCAAAAGCATTTCTccaccttcttcaaaagtgaAAAGCGCACCAACATGAACAGTGTCCATGATTTCGAGGAACTCCAGCGCGTACGACTACCGACGTTGTATGAAGTATTGATACAAAGAACATCGCAGCCAGTTGATCTTTGGACGTTCTATACATTTCTTTCGCAGTTCCCATATGCCATCAACTACCTGGACTTTTGGATTGACCTTATGGCGCACACACGGCTTTGCCAAAGCTACGTCGAGCTGGTAAGAAAATCCCTCGTCAATTACCCACAAGAACAGCAAGAAAATGGGGGCGCTTCCGTTAAAACGCATGATTTGTTGAGCGCATTAGTGGAAGAAGGACATTTGGACCCGGAAACCCCCGAGAAACTCTTGCAAAACAGCGGCCCCGACCTACCATTTTCTCCTAAGTTGAATCAGTTGCTGGAAGGTTGGAAACGCCAATCGGGCATAAGCGAAGACTCCCTGAGAAACGAAGACATGACGCTAATCGTGGACGAAATACTGAAAAGGCGCTCACAACAGGACGGCGTACCGCAGATCACCACGAAGCAACTGCTTCACAGCGCAATGGGGCTCTGCACTACTTACTTAGCGTCGTCGGAGCAAAGAGAACGGTACCTGAGCAACATCCCCACGGAAACGCGGAACCGCATAGTAAAAGACGTACAAGTGAAGCGAAGATACGACATTGAGGTTTTTGACGACGTCAAGAACCTGGCCTACCAGTTCTTAGAAATGGACTGTTTCCCGAAATTTCTGAGCCGGGTCGCCCTCCACAACATCCACGATGAGATATCCGACTGGCGATTCCACTCAGTGGGCGCCACTAAcgaaaagaacaagaggGTCCGAGGACAGACGCATATTTCCCGCTCACCATTCTCCAACCATACATCAATCAGCCGTATTGGCTTCGGCCTACTGTGGCTGGGAATCGGCTTCTGGATAGGGTACGTACTCATCTTCCTAGCGTATAGTCGTGCCATCCGCGTAGTGACGGTCGTACCGTTTGCATTAGGATGCTACTGCATCGTGTGCGGTATGTACCAAGTGGACATTGTGTACTCTTGGTTTGGCGTCACACAAAGGCTGCTTCACAGACACAAAGACGGCAGCGATAACGAAGACGATTCCTCCGAAGATTTCGATCACGTGCCAGCAATACTAGCGGTGTTCGGCGGCAAGAGCCGCCTCACCTGCGTGCAACACCCATTTATTCGGCAGCTTCTGCGCAAGCGTGGACTGTGGTGTCTGCTGCTCGTAGTGGGTGCCACTGCCGCATTCACGGTGATTTTTAGCTGTGTGCCCGGCCGTCGCGTGTGA
- the SKDI15G4330 gene encoding uncharacterized protein (similar to Saccharomyces cerevisiae YOR296W; ancestral locus Anc_8.765), with protein MNRTVSTLSTTVTDASVEIPSISSVINTELPASDVYFYTLKLIILDYINEPRFRDTALQSNRTDTSRVLFDKTNHQKPHGKKILVDKQDDMSERDIVQATLRILKGKLAQISGNKGLAPNEMHWKSIVKMYYSMLDSSTADSFSKMSQMEEIVGYFTSVASNELKKLAVGSSREELFTEVAYFIDLVIDVLPDSCANIIKRLLDYKISLKKGDTTGKKKKAISTAAMPQYRSISSGSSNNKQPSFKFQDISHMKYFMQLFEVDETKLQQDIIAVKEDSTNPIFCGELRYLRKKIKKDNGFLTGSDFSSDRDYILWKNYELLEIANLMDRFGTDEKVTSHGNRLIPKDAKSVFVCLIRLVLEKECSNTVNAINFSQEALFFLHKSARYWRIEYPSTISSLVYSAANLSILKDEELNIPITENLFSVIQNKYLCSEDNLDSFTWNTPDRYLWAANLFYTTDQSMRTINNLLTAIFSSTKPKFSPVLSFYYSNIVDDPVMEFYETQSLAVRKHWIKVFKKTLFKTAEEYFISLLQDMLKGNIIEIQSVQNLVETIIEAIKAIQKRYSKPLLDEISLPRQCAVFLCEVYGSDSLKLIKTAEKSSLKETGESLGPIDALDMYDVLKELRQIYIQVKPKGKFFFNLEGYFVKYLTQLCDDVSRNVQKVIKTSIESENWQPINDQDHFSRSVLDIFKMINESTSMLEKFGWENELQLAQMNTVILKAFSDGMLSYSMQVMSFIEKDLEESGELSYSLESLDSQSSHNLNHTNPNHERSRSSRLFEDLKNAVKSTPKIVAPAPYQFKKRTCVLLNDLDKTLFLLENFEEKADPSKISSIIAQYHSSRNLDDDRKSSDDQNMKQIYTLRVIGADNVKGFSKTGLSNSYVSMRNITLQREIGTTKTVARSITPKWDEEFVFESPFGKSNDIMFTIWHHPHSRLKNLAEDDLCGKANMKFTPRKLKDDGFPIDFSLTLSPQGTLYCQISLESEKVDAVSSMGRIYRSFSRSRDRAINLIVNKFSNFIAFAFSRTTLKGVCGHHGTTLASNEAVYDAILPLFDYLNANLNILASELSQRLLFMVMLRAWNLVLENADLLLLPALNSAKINRLRSAKKSLWENTISSTKTVSGYGRPLTQAEIEAIFKWLDALCVDFFHNKGEGPPLAELKNEYYQNILLIPAFYDESILELKEEVKRLAPAYEEYLKWFYLKKTPITFANKSGGTISRKKSLAANIVKEPKEQLERDAEVMNIILRILIAKGQQDYVHRILHDRKDLVNTMKNRRAVSRAVNYTGKRS; from the coding sequence ATGAATCGCACAGTCTCCACACTATCAACGACTGTCACTGATGCATCCGTGGAAATACCATCGATATCCAGCGTCATTAATACCGAACTGCCCGCATCAGACGTATACTTTTACACCTTGAAACTGATTATATTAGACTACATTAATGAACCACGTTTTAGAGACACGGCTTTACAATCAAATAGAACAGATACTTCAAGAGTTCTGTTCGACAAAacaaatcatcaaaaaccGCATGGGAAAAAGATACTGGTTGACAAACAAGATGATATGTCAGAGCGCGACATAGTGCAGGCAACATTGCGGATATTGAAAGGTAAGTTAGCGCAAATTTCAGGTAATAAAGGCTTGGCGCCGAATGAGATGCACTGGAAAAGTATTGTTAAAATGTACTATAGCATGCTTGACTCCTCTACTGCGGATTCATTCTCTAAGATGAGTCAAATGGAAGAGATTGTTGGTTATTTCACAAGTGTTGCCAGTAATgaactgaagaaattggCTGTTGGAAGCTCCCGTGAGGAATTATTTACCGAAGTTGCTTATTTTATAGATCTGGTGATTGATGTGCTTCCAGACAGCTGCGcaaatattataaaaagATTACTTGATTATAAGATTAGTCTTAAAAAGGGTGATACAAcaggaaagaagaagaaagctATTTCCACAGCGGCAATGCCTCAGTATAGAAGCATTTCGAGTGGTTCGAGCAATAATAAACAGccttctttcaaatttcaGGATATTTCACAtatgaaatattttatgcAGTTGTTTGAAGTAGATGAAACGAAACTTCAACAAGACATAATAGCCGTAAAGGAAGATTCTACAAATCCCATATTCTGCGGTGAATTAAGGTATCtcaggaaaaaaatcaagaaggaTAATGGTTTTTTGACTGGTtcagatttttcaagtgACCGAGATTACATTCTGTGGAAGAATTATGAACTTCTTGAAATTGCCAATCTGATGGATCGATTTGGGACGGATGAGAAAGTTACCTCTCATGGCAATCGCCTCATACCCAAGGATGCCAAAAGCGTATTCGTTTGCCTCATACGCCTTGTTTTGGAGAAAGAGTGTTCTAATACCGTGAACGctataaatttttctcaagaggctctattttttcttcataaatCAGCAAGATATTGGAGGATAGAATATCCTTCCACTATATCCTCCTTGGTTTACTCAGCAGCAAATTTAAGTATtttaaaagatgaagagttGAATATCCCGATCACTGAAAACTTGTTTTCTGTCATCCAAAATAAATATCTATGTTCAGAAGACAATCTCGACTCCTTCACCTGGAATACTCCAGATCGGTATTTGTGGGCTGCAAATCTTTTTTATACGACCGACCAGTCTATGCGAACGATTAATAATCTTTTGACAgcgattttttcaagtacGAAACCAAAATTCTCTCCAGTTTTATCTTTctattattcaaatatcGTTGACGATCCAGTAATGGAATTTTACGAGACACAATCTTTGGCTGTAAGAAAACATTGGATTAAagtattcaagaaaactctTTTCAAGACAGCAGAAGagtattttatttctctGTTGCAAGACATGCTAAAAGGTAATATaattgaaattcaaagcgTTCAGAACCTTGTAGAGACAATTATAGAAGCCATCAAAGCAATTCAAAAGCGCTACAGTAAACCATTACTGGATGAAATATCTCTGCCTAGACAATGTGCAGTATTTCTGTGTGAAGTATACGGTTCCGACTCTTTAAAACTGATAAAAACTGCTGAAAAAAGTAGTTTGAAGGAGACTGGAGAAAGTTTGGGACCAATCGACGCACTAGACATGTATGACGTACTAAAGGAACTGAGACAGATTTATATTCAGGTGAAGCCAAAAggcaaattttttttcaatcttgaAGGTTATTTTGTCAAATATTTGACTCAATTATGTGATGACGTGAGTCGTAATGTTCAAAAGGTCATTAAAACATCGATTGAAAGTGAAAACTGGCAACCCATAAACGACCAAGATCATTTTAGTAGGTCCGTTTTGgatatattcaaaatgatAAATGAATCAACTAGCATGCTCGAGAAGTTTGGCTGGGAGAATGAGTTACAATTAGCACAAATGAACACGGTGATATTGAAGGCCTTTTCGGACGGTATGCTTTCATATTCGATGCAAGTGATGAGTTTCATTGAGAAAGATTTAGAGGAAAGTGGTGAACTATCCTATTCTTTAGAAAGCTTGGACTCTCAATCTTCACATAATCTCAATCATACTAATCCAAACCACGAACGATCAAGGAGCAGTAGACTCTTcgaagatttgaaaaatgctGTTAAATCAACTCCAAAAATTGTGGCGCCTGCTCCATATCAATTTAAGAAGAGGACATGTGTACTACTGAACGACCTTGATAAAACGCTTTTTTTgttagaaaattttgaggaaAAGGCAGAtccatcaaaaatttcttctattATCGCTCAGTATCATTCCTCCCGTAACTTGGATGATGATAGGAAGTCATCCGATGACCAGAATATGAAGCAAATTTATACTCTCAGGGTTATTGGCGCTGACAACGTTAAAGGCTTCAGTAAAACGGGGCTTTCAAATTCTTATGTTTCCATGAGAAACATCACTTTACAACGGGAAATAGGGACAACTAAGACTGTCGCAAGATCAATTACTCCTAAATGGGATGAAGAGTTTGTATTCGAGTCACCTTTTGGTAAGTCAAATGATATTATGTTCACTATATGGCACCATCCCCACAGTAGGTTAAAGAATTTGGCAGAAGACGATTTATGTGGAAAGGCCAACATGAAATTTACCCCAAGAAAACTTAAAGACGATGGGTTTCCTATCGATTTCTCACTGACTTTGAGTCCACAGGGAACTCTATACTGTCAAATTTCTCTGGAAAGCGAGAAAGTAGATGCTGTTTCTTCCATGGGAAGAATATATAGATCTTTCAGTAGGTCGAGAGATCGTGCAATAAACTTGATAGTCAACAAATTTTCTAACTTTATTGCTTTCGCCTTCTCGAGAACCACATTAAAAGGCGTTTGTGGTCACCATGGTACTACACTCGCATCTAATGAGGCAGTATATGATGCAATACTACCGCTATTCGACTATTTAAATGCAAATTTAAACATTTTGGCATCAGAACTTTCTCAGAGGTTACTGTTTATGGTGATGCTAAGAGCGTGGAATCTGGTTTTAGAGAACGCTGATTTGCTTCTTTTACCTGCACTGAATAGTGCCAAAATCAATAGATTGCGCTCGGCAAAAAAGTCTCTTTGGGAAAATACCATTTCAAGTACGAAAACAGTTTCGGGATACGGCCGTCCATTAACTCAAGCAGAAATCGAAGCTATATTTAAGTGGCTTGATGCATTATGTgtggatttttttcataacAAAGGAGAAGGTCCCCCTCTTGCCGAGTTGAAGAATGAGTATTACCAGAACATATTATTGATTCCGGCTTTTTATGATGAAAGCATCCTTgaattgaaggaagaagttAAACGGTTAGCTCCTGCATATGAGGAGTATTTGAAATGGTTCTACCTGAAAAAAACTCCGATCACTTTTGCCAATAAATCTGGTGGGACAATATCTCGAAAGAAATCTCTAGCAGCTAATATCGTGAAAGAGCCTAAGGAGCAGCTAGAGCGTGACGCAGAAGTAATGAATATTATACTGAGAATTTTGATTGCAAAAGGCCAACAAGATTATGTTCATCGCATTTTGCATGACAGAAAAGACCTTGTTAACACTATGAAGAATAGAAGAGCGGTAAGTAGAGCAGTCAATTACACCggaaaaagaagttga
- the MUM3 gene encoding Mum3p (similar to Saccharomyces cerevisiae MUM3 (YOR298W); ancestral locus Anc_8.768): MGFVDFFETYMIGPRIQVKQLDISDWLSLTPKLLILFGYFYIHSIFTAISQFLQFVNRNAFCLRLHLLYDRLWSHVPIIGEYKIRLLSRVLNYSEVNVVPNLDKALEVIEIWFQLHLVEMTFEKKKNVQIFISSGSDDLNFFKDNQFQTTLMMCNHRSVNDYTLINYLFFKSCPTKYYNKLEFIQKLWKGEDLPEWPQLKFLGWGKMFNFPQLDLLKNIFFKDETLTLSPDKLRNILETQNNQAIAIFPEVNIMSLELSMIQRKIHQDFPFVTNFYNLLYPRFKNFTGLMAAFSSIKNIKRKKNHNNIIKEARYLLHREIDKMVHKSITMEPSKMSNKIIPPMIIDNSYLFEKKKEANNAKPKPVRINPYIYDFTIVYYRVKYTDSGHDHIDGDLRIHKGYQLEQISPTIFEMLQPEIESEDNVKEKDPIVAMVHIKKYQIQPLLTYNDESLERWLENRWIEKDRLIDSLEKKIKIEAK, translated from the coding sequence ATGGGTTTTGTTGACTTTTTCGAAACCTACATGATCGGTCCTAGAATTCAAGTTAAGCAATTGGACATTTCTGACTGGTTGAGCCTTACCCCCAAATTGCTTATCCTTTTCGGATATTTTTACATCCATTCTATTTTTACTGCAATTAGTCAGTTCCTGCAATTTGTCAACAGGAATGCGTTTTGTCTTAGATTGCACTTACTGTATGATAGGCTTTGGTCACATGTCCCCATAATAGGTGAATATAAGATTCGACTTCTTTCGAGAGTACTAAATTATTCTGAAGTGAATGTGGTACCTAATTTAGATAAGGCATTAGAAGTAATTGAAATTTGGTTTCAATTACATTTAGTTGAAATGACAttcgagaaaaaaaaaaacgtccaaattttcattaGTAGTGGAAGCGACGatctgaattttttcaaagataatCAATTTCAGACCACGCTAATGATGTGTAACCATCGGTCAGTTAATGACTACACCTTGATtaattatttattcttcaaaagttgTCCTACTAAATATTATAATAAATTGGAGTttatacaaaaattatGGAAGGGGGAAGATTTGCCGGAATGGCCCCAGCTAAAATTCCTTGGTTGGGGTAAAATGTTTAATTTTCCCCAACTGGATTTATTAAAgaatatattttttaagGATGAGACTCTCACCTTGTCGCCTGATAAGCTAAGGAATATTCTAGAAACACAAAACAATCAAGCTATAGCAATTTTCCCCGAAGTCAATATCATGAGTTTGGAGCTATCAATGATCCAAAGGAAAATACATCAAGATTTTCCTTTCGTCACCAATTTCTACAATCTATTATACCCAAGatttaaaaattttacCGGTCTGATGGCtgctttttcatcaatcaaaaacatcaaaaggaagaaaaaccacaataatattatcaagGAGGCTAGATACTTATTGCATAGagaaattgataaaatggTCCATAAAAGTATAACAATGGAGCCTTCCAAGATGTCCAACAAGATAATACCACCTATGATCATAGATAATTCGTACttatttgagaaaaagaaagaggcGAACAATGCAAAGCCCAAGCCAGTACGAATCAATCCATACATTTATGATTTCACTATAGTTTATTACAGAGTCAAATACACTGATAGTGGGCATGATCATATCGATGGAGATTTAAGAATTCACAAAGGTTACCAATTAGAGCAAATATCTCCGACAATTTTCGAGATGCTACAGCCGGAGATTGAGTCCGAAGACAACgtgaaggaaaaagacCCTATTGTGGCAATGGTGCATATAAAAAAGTATCAGATCCAACCATTGCTCACATACAATGACGAAAGTTTGGAAAGATGGCTTGAGAATAGATGGATAGAAAAAGATAGGCTGATTGATTCcttggagaaaaaaattaaaattgAGGCCAAATAA
- the BUD7 gene encoding exomer complex subunit (similar to Saccharomyces cerevisiae BCH1 (YMR237W) and BUD7 (YOR299W); ancestral locus Anc_8.772), whose protein sequence is MITQNSIPEVKEDYIGYALNERKIRLPQFQNLGPADLITLAKYSPTSSNTNAINSTSRNNGATTMKPPAAAALDGSAASVVTNGNISDVAVATNSTAASIFSGSRSVNDAAPMVAEFHPLNKLKGEIGTFFYSMGADTSSPTSIAIFLKGISDIITEKPQVWFGKRKAFQVARISFSTWNAFRKCDINVIVHIPGTIQNFIVDCNGESQNIELHADHDLIWAETFVSGVVRSIILMKENAEEGELQNLVETLILNPLMTGQIDDLSEMFIDLFPIVYLKGPLLGAPHYIANVTNTNNYLVETLVEIVKLTRSVSRVEAMLKDLANENPEAIIVLTKIFLVCDREIDAMKLIYDELSHNDRISNPNNYMDYKSEILCLQAQFLVDKKQDYTLAQNIAQEAANCSPSEFRPWYLLSKAYVKLNDIENALLILNSCPMSPLKEKYTLRRVVPLPSKNSLHLPLPIDVVLDEVTSLNPQDVQKEHRSADPMLVNLAASNLKSTFQLAYRLLTEIVQITGWENLLKYRSNIFVMEDEYQNSTSSLSKSVGEQEEVPLRSKRLCERWLDNLFMLLYEDLKMYTLWQTEQLYMDVQNNNHNKLTFEWELFGLCARRLGHFPEAAKAFQNGLSQRFSSRCARKLLEYCVNERQRIKNFLNSPNSHGMAPEMVTSRIRELDNSIIDLCVKICCWNHRWYIEFSINLLDSLSVVIQDMELTKVSNEISSRYSETVFKLVQENLLDFFSTCTNGYYDA, encoded by the coding sequence ATGATTACACAGAATTCCATACCAGAGGTGAAAGAGGACTATATAGGCTACGCTTTAAATGAGAGAAAGATCCGGCTACCgcagtttcaaaatttaGGTCCGGCGGACTTAATCACACTGGCAAAATACTCGCCCACTTCGAGTAACACAAATGCCATAAACAGCACGAGTAGAAACAACGGAGCCACCACCATGAAACCTCCTGCAGCCGCTGCACTTGATGGCTCTGCAGCTTCCGTAGTAACCAACGGAAACATAAGTGATGTCGCTGTTGCCACTAATTCCACGGCGGCCTCTATATTCAGCGGCAGCAGGAGCGTCAACGATGCTGCCCCGATGGTTGCAGAGTTCCATCCACTCAATAAATTGAAGGGCGAGATAGGAACATTTTTCTACTCGATGGGTGCCGATACATCCAGCCCCACTTCAATCGCGATATTCTTGAAGGGAATCTCCGACATAATCACGGAGAAGCCTCAAGTTTGGTTTGGCAAAAGGAAAGCCTTTCAGGTCGCTcgaatttcattttcaacgTGGAATGCGTTCAGGAAATGCGACATAAACGTCATTGTCCATATCCCTGGAACCATTCAGAACTTCATAGTGGATTGCAACGGTGAAAGCCAGAATATAGAATTACATGCTGATCACGATTTAATTTGGGCGGAAACGTTCGTAAGCGGGGTAGTTAGGTCAATCATATTAATGAAGGAGAATGCTGAAGAGGGGGAGTTACAGAACTTAGTGGAgactttgattttgaaccCATTGATGACGGGACAAATCGATGATTTATCGGAGATGTTCATTGATTTGTTCCCCATAGTTTACCTCAAGGGCCCGTTACTAGGCGCGCCACATTATATAGCTAACGTAACAAACACGAACAACTATTTGGTAGAAACACTGGTGGAGATAGTCAAGTTGACTCGTAGTGTTAGCAGGGTGGAGGCAATGTTGAAGGATTTGGCCAATGAAAACCCTGAGGCAATCATTGTACTGACCAAGATCTTCTTGGTGTGTGATAGAGAAATAGACGCCATGAAGCTAATATATGATGAGCTTTCACACAACGACAGGATATCAAACCCTAATAACTATATGGACTATAAATCCGAGATATTGTGTTTACAAGCGCAATTTCTAGTAGACAAAAAGCAAGATTATACATTGGCGCAGAATATAGCGCAGGAGGCGGCCAATTGTTCTCCAAGTGAGTTTAGACCATGGTACCTTCTATCCAAGGCGTACGTGAAGCTAAATGACATAGAAAATGCCCTGCTGATACTGAATTCGTGCCCCATGTCCCcattaaaggaaaaatatacTTTGAGAAGGGTAGTTCCATTGCCTTCAAAGAATAGTCTTCATTTGCCTTTGCCCATCGATGTTGTGCTGGATGAAGTAACGTCGTTGAATCCACAAGACGTCCAAAAGGAGCACCGCTCTGCAGATCCGATGTTGGTCAATCTGGCTGcgtcaaatttgaaatccACTTTTCAATTGGCATACAGATTACTGACAGAGATTGTGCAAATCACCGGATGGGAAAATCTGTTAAAGTATAGATCAAATATCTTTGTTATGGAGGACGAGTACCAAAATTCAACATCCTCGTTATCAAAGAGCGTTGGTGAGCAAGAAGAAGTGCCTCTAAGGTCAAAAAGGTTATGTGAAAGATGGTTAGACAACCTCTTCATGCTTTTGTATGAGGATTTGAAGATGTATACGCTATGGCAAACAGAACAACTGTACATGGACGTACAAAATAACAATCACAATAAACTGACGTTTGAATGGGAGCTATTTGGCCTCTGTGCACGTCGGTTGGGACATTTCCCTGAAGCTGCCAAGGCATTCCAGAACGGTCTATCACAGAGATTTTCGTCAAGGTGCGCCAGAAAACTGCTGGAATATTGCGTAAACGAGCGTCAACGgatcaaaaatttcctCAACTCACCCAACTCACATGGCATGGCACCCGAGATGGTTACCTCGCGCATAAGGGAACTTGACAATAGCATTATCGATCTTTGCGTGAAAATTTGCTGCTGGAACCATCGTTGGTACATTGAATTTTCTATAAATTTGCTGGATTCATTAAGCGTGGTGATTCAAGATATGGAGTTGACCAAAGTGTCCAATGAGATTTCATCGAGATACTCGGAGactgttttcaaattggtTCAGGAAAACTTGttagatttcttttcaacttgCACCAATGGGTACTACGATGCTTGA